One Elusimicrobiota bacterium genomic region harbors:
- the lgt gene encoding prolipoprotein diacylglyceryl transferase, with amino-acid sequence MFPTLLKIGFIEIHTYGVFVAIGFFVGFKTLLFYGKKSSFSPELIEKLTFLVFIFSLLGARLFYVLISFDEFKANPLDILKIWQGGLVFWGGFLGGTITVIIISLKNKIYIWKTGDVFAPALAIGHAFGRIGCFFAGCCYGKPTDSFIGVVFPENCLAPSGIKLVPAQLFSSGLLFVLFIILTILWKRKKFDGQISFTYLILFSMGRFFIEFLRGDFRGNIILGITPTQIIAILILTISIIFYYKLSRKAIGL; translated from the coding sequence ATGTTTCCAACTTTATTAAAAATTGGTTTTATTGAAATACACACTTATGGTGTTTTTGTTGCAATCGGATTTTTTGTCGGGTTCAAAACACTTTTGTTTTACGGAAAAAAATCATCTTTCTCACCTGAGCTGATAGAAAAACTTACTTTTTTAGTTTTTATTTTTTCACTTTTAGGTGCCCGACTTTTTTATGTTCTGATTTCTTTTGATGAATTTAAAGCTAATCCGCTGGATATTTTAAAAATATGGCAGGGCGGGCTTGTTTTCTGGGGTGGTTTTTTAGGTGGGACAATTACTGTTATAATTATCTCGTTAAAAAATAAAATATACATCTGGAAAACAGGAGATGTTTTTGCACCTGCGTTAGCAATCGGACATGCTTTCGGTCGCATTGGTTGTTTTTTCGCGGGATGCTGCTACGGGAAACCTACGGATTCTTTTATAGGGGTTGTTTTTCCGGAAAATTGCCTTGCACCATCCGGCATAAAATTAGTACCCGCACAGCTTTTCTCATCAGGATTGCTTTTTGTTCTTTTTATAATCTTGACAATTTTGTGGAAAAGAAAAAAGTTTGACGGGCAGATATCTTTTACATATTTAATTCTTTTTTCTATGGGAAGGTTTTTTATAGAGTTTTTAAGGGGTGACTTCCGGGGAAATATTATATTAGGAATTACCCCGACACAGATTATCGCAATTTTAATTTTAACTATAAGTATAATTTTTTACTATAAACTATCAAGAAAAGCAATCGGGTTATAG
- the lspA gene encoding signal peptidase II, which translates to MYKKSIIIIIAILLVDQLTKYFIVRNFYLGESLPVINNIFHITYITNTGTAFGLLQNYGNILLIFAIVAIIIITISIYKQKGIPKTGLMAFSVILGGAFGNLTDRLFRGSIVDFLDFRIWPVFNVADSSISIGIAILIIHSLFAKKSS; encoded by the coding sequence ATGTATAAAAAATCTATAATAATTATTATAGCGATTTTGCTGGTAGATCAACTTACTAAATATTTTATTGTCAGGAACTTCTATTTAGGTGAATCGCTACCAGTCATTAATAATATTTTTCATATAACCTATATTACAAATACAGGGACTGCTTTTGGCTTACTGCAAAATTACGGGAATATACTCCTTATTTTCGCAATTGTCGCCATAATCATAATTACAATTTCAATCTATAAACAAAAGGGAATTCCTAAGACCGGATTAATGGCGTTCTCAGTCATTTTGGGTGGTGCATTTGGTAACCTTACAGACCGTTTATTCCGTGGTTCCATTGTTGATTTCCTTGATTTTCGTATTTGGCCTGTTTTTAATGTCGCCGATTCTTCAATTAGCATCGGAATAGCAATTTTAATTATCCATTCACTATTTGCCAAAAAAAGCTCTTAA
- the ileS gene encoding isoleucine--tRNA ligase, which yields MDYGKTVNLPKTNFSMKANLAQKEPQFLDFWKKIDIYKKLVEKNKGKEKFILHDGPPYANGHIHLGTALNKILKDIIIKYKLMSGFDSPYVPGWDCHGLPIEYQLMKDLGKNKSTIDKIEFRKKAADYAMKFVGIQRDEFIRLGCFGDWENPYLTLKNEYEGTIISVFIKLLKDGYIYRKLRPVYWCASCETALADAEVEYADHTSPSVFVKFPVISLPQSFNLSILQSLNVLIWTTTPWTLPANVAVAFQPNIDYVIIEVSDGNRYILAEARLENLKNILKISDYKILSKHKGSEFEGIKCKNPIMGTESVGILADFVSTEEGTGVVHIAPGHGEEDYIVGLKYNLPVISPVNDKGKFTSDVKEFEGENVFAANEKIIKYLEEKNLLLARQDISHSYPHCWRCKRPVIFRATKQWFLSVENKNLRQQLLDAIKKVKWVPSYGENRINGMVEVRPDWCLTRQRYWGTPLPVIYCAECDEPILEESVLSKIEGIIAKDGSNKYLEMPVSEILGKNVKCKKCNANNFKKSDDILDVWFDSGVSSFAVLKKNESLCFPADLYLEGSDQHRGWFQTSLIPSVALEKVAPYKTVLTHGFVVDGEGKKMSKSLGNVIVPQDIMKKNGAEILRLWVAAENYQEDIRLSDEILTHLVDAYRKIRNTLRFILGNISDFTSTDRIEYNELLEIDKWMLSKLQRLIAEVRDGYNNYEFHKVFRLIYNFCVVELSSFYFDILKDRLYTFNRKSKERLSAQTVIEQIFLKLTPILAPIIPFTAEEVYKEYVLVRSPMSDVQSSNDMESVFLLDMASADKKFINEDIEKKFEKIIRIRNLVLKLLEPLRQQEIIGNSLGAKVILYSENAENKKFLKENRQNLLHTFLVSQLEVSDEPVGGTKDETENIEIKVLHADGKKCVRCWMWSETVGSDSTHQEICTKCIKNL from the coding sequence ATGGATTACGGTAAAACGGTAAATCTTCCAAAAACTAATTTTTCTATGAAAGCGAATCTTGCACAGAAAGAACCGCAATTTTTAGACTTTTGGAAGAAAATAGATATTTACAAAAAACTTGTTGAGAAAAATAAAGGTAAAGAGAAATTTATTTTGCATGATGGACCGCCATATGCAAACGGTCATATTCATCTCGGTACTGCACTCAATAAGATACTGAAAGATATAATAATAAAATACAAATTGATGTCAGGCTTTGATTCGCCGTATGTTCCCGGCTGGGACTGCCACGGTCTTCCAATCGAGTATCAACTGATGAAAGATTTAGGAAAGAATAAATCAACTATCGATAAAATAGAGTTTAGGAAAAAAGCAGCAGATTATGCAATGAAGTTTGTAGGTATTCAGCGGGATGAATTTATCCGGCTGGGTTGTTTCGGTGACTGGGAAAATCCCTATCTGACATTAAAGAACGAATATGAAGGAACAATTATTTCAGTTTTTATAAAACTTTTAAAAGACGGTTATATTTACAGAAAATTAAGACCGGTTTATTGGTGTGCTTCTTGCGAAACAGCACTAGCAGATGCCGAAGTAGAATACGCCGACCACACCTCCCCATCAGTTTTTGTAAAATTCCCTGTTATCAGCCTTCCCCAATCTTTCAATCTTTCAATTCTTCAATCTTTAAATGTTCTTATCTGGACAACAACCCCATGGACACTTCCTGCAAATGTGGCGGTTGCCTTCCAGCCTAATATTGATTATGTTATTATAGAGGTTTCTGACGGTAATAGATATATTCTTGCAGAAGCAAGGTTAGAAAACCTTAAAAATATTTTAAAAATATCAGATTATAAGATTTTATCAAAACATAAAGGTTCAGAATTTGAAGGTATAAAATGTAAAAATCCCATTATGGGTACAGAATCTGTCGGAATACTCGCCGATTTTGTATCTACAGAAGAAGGTACAGGTGTCGTACATATTGCTCCCGGACACGGTGAAGAAGATTATATTGTAGGGCTTAAATACAATTTGCCGGTGATATCGCCTGTTAACGATAAGGGTAAGTTTACGAGTGATGTAAAAGAGTTCGAGGGGGAAAATGTTTTTGCTGCCAACGAAAAAATAATAAAATACCTGGAAGAAAAAAATCTTTTACTTGCCAGGCAGGATATTTCACATTCTTACCCGCACTGTTGGAGATGTAAAAGACCCGTAATTTTCCGTGCTACAAAACAGTGGTTTTTATCAGTTGAAAATAAAAATCTTCGACAGCAGTTATTAGATGCTATAAAAAAAGTCAAGTGGGTTCCTTCATATGGGGAAAACCGGATAAATGGCATGGTTGAAGTTCGTCCCGACTGGTGCCTGACGAGACAGAGATATTGGGGGACGCCGTTACCGGTTATTTATTGCGCCGAATGTGATGAGCCGATTTTAGAAGAAAGCGTTTTGAGTAAAATAGAGGGAATAATAGCTAAAGATGGTTCAAATAAGTATCTTGAAATGCCGGTTAGCGAAATTTTAGGTAAAAATGTTAAATGTAAAAAATGCAACGCTAATAACTTTAAAAAATCTGATGATATTCTGGATGTGTGGTTTGATTCAGGGGTTTCTTCTTTCGCTGTTTTGAAAAAAAATGAATCGCTTTGTTTTCCTGCCGATTTATATCTGGAGGGAAGTGACCAGCATCGCGGGTGGTTCCAGACCTCGTTAATTCCTTCTGTTGCACTTGAAAAAGTTGCACCGTATAAAACAGTCCTTACTCACGGTTTTGTTGTTGATGGAGAAGGTAAGAAGATGTCTAAATCACTTGGTAATGTAATTGTTCCCCAGGATATAATGAAAAAAAATGGAGCAGAGATACTGCGTTTATGGGTAGCTGCCGAAAATTACCAGGAAGATATTAGATTATCGGATGAAATCTTGACTCATTTGGTAGATGCATACCGGAAAATCAGGAATACTTTAAGGTTTATACTTGGAAACATCAGTGATTTTACCTCGACTGATAGGATTGAATATAATGAACTTTTGGAAATTGATAAATGGATGCTTTCAAAGCTTCAACGGCTTATTGCTGAAGTAAGAGATGGTTATAATAATTATGAGTTCCATAAAGTTTTCCGGTTAATATATAATTTCTGTGTTGTAGAACTTTCCTCGTTTTATTTTGATATCTTAAAAGACCGGCTTTATACGTTTAATAGAAAGTCAAAAGAACGACTTTCTGCACAAACAGTAATTGAACAAATATTTTTAAAGTTAACTCCGATTTTAGCACCCATCATTCCTTTTACGGCTGAGGAGGTATATAAAGAGTACGTATTAGTCCGGAGTCCGATGTCCGATGTCCAAAGTTCCAACGACATGGAAAGTGTTTTTTTGTTGGATATGGCAAGTGCTGATAAAAAGTTTATAAATGAGGATATTGAGAAAAAGTTTGAAAAAATTATTAGAATCAGGAATTTAGTTTTAAAGCTTTTGGAACCTTTACGACAACAAGAGATAATAGGCAATTCATTGGGAGCAAAGGTTATATTATATTCGGAAAACGCAGAAAATAAAAAATTCTTGAAAGAGAACCGGCAAAATCTTTTACATACATTTCTTGTTTCTCAATTAGAAGTATCAGATGAACCTGTCGGCGGCACAAAAGATGAAACCGAAAACATAGAAATAAAAGTATTACACGCTGACGGTAAAAAATGTGTCCGATGCTGGATGTGGTCTGAGACAGTCGGTTCCGATTCAACCCATCAGGAAATATGTACAAAATGTATAAAAAATCTATAA
- the mtnA gene encoding S-methyl-5-thioribose-1-phosphate isomerase translates to MMVKTLYLENNILKVLDQRLLPSKVFYISCRNHEDVYKCIKDMAVRGAPAIGVTAGYGMYIACCEKNYKNILEMKKCITNIGKYLVSSRPTAVNLFWAVERINKIVNSYKGSNTNDLKVRIGQEAKKIYEEDILINKKIGSNGAKLLKRNSTILTHCNAGALATAGWGTALGVIRSAYQQGKVKMVYVDETRPYLQGARLTAWELLQEKISAVLITDNMAGHFMSTGVIDAVIVGADRIASNGDTANKIGTYSLAVLCKYNKIPFYVAAPVSTFDMNISNGKKIKIEQRNSDEVIFVNKKRITPVGMKALHPAFDVTPHELITAIITEKGVIKKPSHKNIKNVLGI, encoded by the coding sequence ATGATGGTTAAAACACTTTATCTTGAAAATAATATATTGAAGGTACTTGACCAGCGGTTATTGCCGTCCAAAGTATTTTATATTAGTTGTAGAAACCATGAAGACGTGTATAAATGTATTAAAGATATGGCTGTAAGAGGTGCGCCTGCAATCGGTGTTACTGCCGGGTATGGAATGTATATCGCTTGTTGTGAAAAGAATTACAAAAATATTTTGGAGATGAAAAAGTGTATAACTAATATCGGCAAATATCTTGTCTCATCAAGACCTACAGCCGTTAATCTTTTTTGGGCGGTAGAGAGAATAAATAAAATTGTAAATAGTTATAAAGGTTCAAATACCAATGATTTGAAGGTTAGAATCGGACAAGAAGCAAAAAAGATTTATGAAGAAGATATTTTAATTAATAAAAAAATCGGTAGTAACGGTGCAAAATTGTTAAAGAGGAATTCAACAATTCTAACTCATTGTAATGCCGGTGCTCTTGCAACTGCCGGTTGGGGGACTGCATTAGGGGTTATAAGAAGCGCATATCAGCAAGGGAAAGTGAAAATGGTTTATGTTGATGAAACAAGACCGTATTTACAGGGAGCACGGCTTACCGCATGGGAGTTATTACAGGAAAAAATATCCGCTGTACTGATTACGGACAATATGGCTGGACATTTTATGTCGACAGGTGTCATTGATGCGGTTATTGTCGGCGCTGACAGGATTGCATCTAATGGTGACACTGCCAATAAAATAGGGACTTATTCATTGGCAGTTTTGTGTAAGTATAATAAAATTCCGTTTTATGTCGCAGCACCTGTATCAACTTTCGATATGAACATAAGCAATGGTAAGAAAATTAAAATAGAGCAAAGAAATTCAGATGAAGTCATTTTTGTAAATAAAAAACGGATTACTCCGGTTGGTATGAAAGCATTACATCCTGCTTTTGATGTTACTCCACATGAATTAATAACAGCAATTATAACTGAAAAGGGTGTAATAAAGAAACCTTCGCATAAAAATATAAAAAATGTATTAGGGATTTAA
- the proC gene encoding pyrroline-5-carboxylate reductase gives MKYKRTKIIGFIGAGNMAEALISGVIRGGISPKNIYVSDINSKRLDYISKKLEVQKLSGNADVVKNSDIIFLAVKPYQVEEVLNEVKNNLDNKKLLISIAAGIKISKIEKYKKNIPVIRVMPNTPALLGTGAIAIAKGKCAKLSDMEIAKKLLSSSGIVVNITEKDMDAVTAVSGSGPAYVFYVAEIMERTAVKMGLSKDIAKKLVNQTLLGASKMLIASNEGPEILRQRVTSKGGTTEAAFKILTSRKLADIFQKAMFSAMNKSKKIS, from the coding sequence ATGAAATACAAAAGAACTAAAATAATTGGTTTTATCGGTGCAGGCAATATGGCGGAAGCGTTAATATCCGGTGTTATAAGAGGTGGGATTTCGCCAAAAAACATTTACGTGTCGGATATCAATTCAAAACGGCTTGATTATATTTCTAAAAAGCTTGAGGTTCAAAAATTATCCGGTAATGCAGACGTTGTAAAAAATTCAGATATAATATTTCTTGCAGTTAAACCTTATCAGGTTGAAGAAGTATTAAATGAAGTCAAAAATAATTTAGACAATAAAAAACTTTTAATATCAATTGCTGCCGGAATAAAGATATCTAAAATAGAAAAATATAAGAAAAATATTCCGGTTATAAGGGTGATGCCAAACACTCCTGCGTTGCTTGGGACCGGTGCAATTGCTATTGCTAAAGGCAAATGTGCTAAATTAAGTGATATGGAAATTGCAAAAAAACTACTGAGTTCATCCGGTATTGTTGTTAATATAACGGAAAAAGATATGGATGCTGTAACTGCTGTTTCAGGCAGCGGTCCTGCGTATGTTTTTTATGTTGCTGAAATTATGGAAAGAACTGCTGTTAAAATGGGTCTTTCAAAAGATATTGCTAAAAAACTGGTTAACCAGACATTGTTGGGAGCGTCAAAAATGTTGATTGCTTCTAATGAAGGTCCGGAAATCTTAAGGCAAAGAGTGACTTCAAAAGGTGGTACCACAGAAGCAGCGTTTAAAATACTGACAAGCAGAAAATTAGCCGATATATTTCAAAAAGCAATGTTTTCTGCAATGAATAAATCAAAGAAAATATCATGA
- a CDS encoding YggS family pyridoxal phosphate-dependent enzyme, translated as MISDNIKNILERIEKAKNKVGRKDTVKLVAVTKTVPADKVREAISAGIVDIGENKVQEAVKKFSELFVEGNITSEKVNIKRHLIGHLQTNKVKKAVENFDVIQSVDTVYLLEEINKRAVEIKKIQECMVEVKISEEETKYGLQPDKLKDIFEKAKELKSVNIVGLMAIAPYFDNPELTRPYFKKAFSHYSLLSTSHFLPFLSMGMTNDFEVAIEEGSNMVRVGTGIFGERL; from the coding sequence ATGATTAGCGATAATATTAAGAATATTTTAGAACGGATTGAAAAAGCGAAGAACAAGGTTGGGCGAAAGGATACAGTAAAACTTGTGGCAGTGACTAAAACGGTTCCTGCGGATAAAGTAAGGGAAGCGATTAGTGCAGGAATAGTTGATATTGGTGAGAATAAGGTTCAGGAAGCGGTTAAAAAGTTTAGTGAACTTTTTGTAGAAGGAAATATAACGTCAGAAAAAGTTAATATTAAAAGACATCTTATCGGTCACTTGCAGACTAATAAAGTAAAAAAGGCAGTCGAAAATTTTGATGTTATTCAATCAGTTGATACGGTTTACTTGTTGGAAGAAATAAATAAGCGAGCAGTAGAGATTAAAAAGATTCAGGAATGTATGGTTGAAGTAAAGATTTCGGAAGAAGAAACAAAGTATGGTTTGCAGCCCGACAAACTAAAAGATATATTTGAGAAAGCAAAAGAACTTAAAAGTGTGAATATTGTAGGATTAATGGCAATTGCCCCGTATTTTGATAATCCCGAATTAACCAGACCATATTTTAAAAAAGCCTTTTCACACTACTCCCTACTTTCTACTTCCCACTTCCTGCCCTTCTTATCAATGGGCATGACAAATGATTTTGAAGTAGCAATTGAGGAAGGTTCTAATATGGTTAGAGTGGGAACGGGAATTTTTGGAGAGCGATTATGA
- a CDS encoding tetratricopeptide repeat protein, whose product MGKNKTRCVLFLIFITLPSIIRGIAYDGKSENARTIGDFDKAIGLNPKDIEEFHEKYITNLALKEYDKVIKDYTKNIKLNLKDAKSYYIRGTAYGMKGLYDKAIEDYTKAVQINSKFTEAYNNRGISYFNKGLFDKAIEDHSKAIELNSKDASSYFFRGIAYSYNGEDEKAIEDYTKAIELNPKYEEAYNARGDVYCSKGLYDKAIEDYIKILEINPKSAKVYHMRGYVYNKKCEYDRAIEDYNKAIELDSTGQCGLKEKGAAYNNRGIAYGAKGEYDKAIEDCNKAIKINSKFVGAYYSRGLAYDKKGLYDEAIKDYTKAIQINPKYADNYNSRAYTYVNKGEYDRAIEDYNKAIELDPTGQCGLKQKGAVYNNRGLVYDKKGLYEKAIEDYTKAIEYDPEYAGAYYNRGIAYYEKGEYDPAVEDYNKAIEFDPTGQCVTKEKGAAYNNRAGVYIRKELYDKAIEDYTKVVQINPKHAEAYNNRGNVYGIKRLYDEAIEDFTKALQINSKYAEAYSNRGLAYDAKGEYDKAIEDYTKAIQINPKHAKAYYNRASAYIKKRLYNKAIEDYTKAIQIYPKYTEAYNSRKMAYKMKEFHDKSKKSYINPLILQQLEKLAKKISKDLIKKNIYKIAVLNFTDLDVSKSNFGTNLSKQLSTEIIDCEILEVVDSIYVEKILKEQSFNLSGLTDKENTKKMGNLLSVDAFVTGTISSRTLEKNKLSANLNIKIIDVQTGNIILAFSEDNFILAIAKPGTSSTGVRDFSFKISDVLSQDMSQVEEIDVNFEYEIIKENVNLKWSKNDLPDVSSIILLRGNNVYIKLMRFLHMFRQHQQNIVKTSTILHNYLDIGTRTPTGVIPLQPDNYYYILLFVNKENKVIGKSKILSVKIE is encoded by the coding sequence ATGGGAAAAAACAAAACGAGATGTGTTTTGTTTTTAATATTTATAACACTACCATCTATCATCCGGGGAATTGCTTATGATGGAAAAAGCGAAAATGCTAGAACAATAGGAGATTTTGACAAAGCGATAGGATTAAACCCAAAAGATATAGAAGAGTTTCACGAAAAATACATAACAAATCTTGCCTTGAAAGAATATGACAAAGTAATAAAAGATTATACGAAAAATATAAAACTAAACTTGAAAGATGCGAAGTCATATTATATTCGCGGAACTGCTTATGGAATGAAAGGATTATATGATAAGGCAATAGAAGATTATACAAAAGCAGTACAAATAAACTCAAAATTTACAGAAGCCTACAACAACCGCGGAATTTCTTATTTTAATAAAGGATTATTTGATAAGGCAATAGAAGACCATAGTAAAGCAATCGAACTAAACTCAAAAGATGCAAGTTCATATTTTTTTCGCGGGATTGCGTATAGTTATAACGGAGAAGATGAAAAGGCGATAGAAGATTATACAAAAGCGATAGAATTAAACCCAAAATATGAAGAAGCATATAATGCACGTGGAGATGTTTATTGTAGTAAAGGATTATATGATAAAGCAATAGAGGATTACATAAAGATATTAGAAATAAACCCAAAAAGTGCAAAAGTATATCATATGCGTGGATATGTTTATAATAAAAAATGTGAATATGACCGGGCAATAGAGGACTATAATAAAGCAATAGAACTTGACTCCACGGGTCAATGCGGGCTCAAAGAAAAAGGTGCTGCTTACAACAACCGTGGGATTGCTTATGGTGCTAAGGGTGAATATGATAAGGCAATAGAAGATTGTAATAAAGCAATAAAAATAAATTCAAAATTTGTAGGAGCCTACTATAGCCGTGGGCTTGCTTATGATAAGAAAGGATTGTATGATGAGGCAATAAAAGATTATACAAAAGCAATACAGATAAACCCAAAATATGCAGATAACTACAACAGCCGTGCATATACTTATGTCAATAAAGGTGAATATGACCGAGCGATAGAGGATTACAATAAAGCAATAGAACTTGATCCCACGGGTCAATGCGGGCTCAAACAAAAAGGTGCTGTTTACAACAACCGCGGGCTTGTTTATGACAAGAAGGGATTATATGAAAAGGCAATAGAAGATTATACTAAAGCAATCGAATATGACCCGGAATATGCAGGTGCATATTACAACCGTGGGATTGCTTATTATGAAAAAGGCGAATATGACCCGGCAGTCGAGGATTACAATAAAGCAATAGAATTTGATCCCACGGGTCAGTGTGTAACTAAAGAAAAAGGTGCTGCATACAACAACCGTGCAGGTGTATATATCAGGAAAGAATTATATGATAAGGCAATAGAAGACTATACAAAAGTAGTACAGATAAACCCAAAACATGCAGAAGCCTACAACAACCGCGGAAATGTTTATGGTATTAAAAGATTATATGATGAGGCAATAGAAGACTTTACAAAAGCACTACAGATAAACTCAAAATATGCAGAAGCCTACAGCAATCGTGGGCTTGCTTATGATGCTAAGGGTGAATATGATAAGGCAATAGAAGATTATACAAAAGCAATACAAATAAATCCAAAACATGCAAAGGCTTATTACAACCGTGCGAGTGCATATATTAAGAAAAGATTATATAATAAGGCAATAGAAGATTATACTAAAGCAATTCAAATATATCCAAAATATACCGAAGCCTACAACAGCCGCAAAATGGCTTATAAAATGAAAGAATTTCATGATAAATCAAAAAAAAGTTATATTAATCCACTAATATTGCAACAACTTGAAAAATTAGCTAAAAAAATAAGTAAAGACCTTATAAAGAAAAATATTTACAAAATTGCTGTTCTAAATTTTACAGATCTAGATGTCAGCAAATCTAACTTTGGCACAAACTTATCAAAGCAGTTATCTACAGAAATAATTGATTGTGAGATATTGGAAGTAGTAGATAGTATCTATGTTGAAAAAATATTAAAAGAACAATCTTTTAATTTGTCAGGATTAACTGATAAAGAAAATACTAAAAAGATGGGTAATTTATTATCAGTTGATGCTTTTGTTACAGGAACCATCTCTTCACGGACATTAGAAAAAAATAAATTATCTGCGAATCTTAATATCAAAATAATAGATGTACAAACAGGAAATATTATTCTTGCCTTTAGTGAAGATAATTTTATTCTAGCAATTGCAAAGCCGGGAACTTCATCGACAGGTGTGAGAGATTTTAGTTTCAAGATTAGTGATGTGCTTAGTCAGGATATGTCTCAAGTAGAAGAAATAGATGTTAATTTTGAATATGAGATAATTAAAGAGAATGTTAATTTAAAATGGTCTAAGAATGATCTTCCCGATGTTAGTAGTATTATACTATTAAGGGGCAATAATGTATATATTAAATTAATGCGATTCCTTCACATGTTTAGGCAACATCAACAAAATATTGTTAAAACAAGCACCATTTTACATAATTATTTAGACATAGGGACAAGGACACCGACTGGAGTTATTCCATTACAACCCGATAATTACTATTATATTCTGCTCTTTGTTAATAAAGAAAATAAGGTTATAGGAAAATCTAAGATATTATCAGTTAAGATAGAATAA
- a CDS encoding RNB domain-containing ribonuclease, translating into MNTNNKQHRAILQRIAHNAMVARGLLPDFSAQVLSELGKFKAITTINDESVRDLRNLLWVSIDNDDSRDLDQLTVAEAIPADKVKILVAVADVDSAVKNGSAIDEHARHNTTSVYTAAEVFPMLPEKLSTDLTSLNFNEVRLAIVIEIVLSVDGSLNSSDIYRAYVRNHAKLAYNSVAAWLEGNGIIPEAVASVKGLEENLRLQDRVAQSMKNLRHVQGALSFETVEARPVFDGDEIRGLEVEKKNRAKDIIENFMIAANGVTARYLSLKKYPSIRRVVRTPKRWERIVAIANEHGFKLPDTPDSKALEEFLTKEKAADPVRFPDLSLAVIKLMGAGEYVAEIPGDTVPPGHFGLAVRDYTHSTAPNRRYTDLITQRLLKAALIKSSLPYSNDDIVALAKHCTEEEDAANKVERQVSKSAAALLLESRIGEQFDAIVTGASDKGTWVRLLTIPVEGRLVQGFEGIDVGNRIRVQLTLADVERGYIDFKKV; encoded by the coding sequence ATGAATACTAATAATAAACAGCACCGGGCTATTTTACAGAGAATCGCTCATAATGCTATGGTTGCGAGAGGATTATTACCTGACTTTTCTGCTCAAGTACTTTCCGAACTTGGTAAGTTCAAAGCAATTACGACGATAAATGATGAGTCTGTTCGTGACCTTAGGAATCTGTTATGGGTTTCTATCGATAACGATGATTCCCGTGACCTGGACCAGCTTACTGTTGCTGAGGCAATACCGGCAGATAAAGTAAAGATTCTTGTTGCTGTGGCTGATGTGGACTCGGCAGTTAAGAATGGTTCAGCAATTGACGAGCACGCTCGCCACAATACTACCTCTGTATATACCGCTGCCGAAGTGTTTCCGATGCTTCCTGAAAAACTCTCCACTGACTTGACATCCCTGAACTTTAATGAGGTTCGACTGGCAATCGTCATTGAGATAGTGCTTTCAGTAGATGGATCTTTAAATAGCTCTGATATTTACAGGGCGTATGTTCGTAATCATGCAAAGCTTGCCTATAATAGTGTTGCCGCATGGCTTGAAGGAAATGGAATTATACCTGAGGCCGTAGCTTCGGTAAAAGGACTTGAAGAGAATCTGCGATTGCAGGACAGAGTGGCGCAAAGCATGAAGAATCTTCGTCATGTTCAGGGTGCTCTTAGTTTTGAAACCGTTGAAGCGAGGCCGGTATTTGACGGTGATGAAATCCGTGGTCTTGAAGTTGAAAAAAAGAACCGGGCAAAAGACATCATTGAAAATTTCATGATAGCGGCAAACGGTGTAACCGCCAGATATCTTTCATTAAAAAAATATCCTTCTATACGACGGGTGGTTCGTACTCCAAAACGATGGGAACGAATCGTAGCGATTGCTAATGAACACGGGTTTAAGCTTCCCGATACACCTGATTCAAAAGCGTTGGAAGAGTTTCTGACTAAGGAGAAAGCAGCCGATCCGGTAAGATTCCCTGACCTCTCACTTGCTGTAATCAAACTTATGGGGGCAGGTGAATACGTCGCAGAAATTCCGGGAGACACTGTTCCGCCGGGACACTTTGGTCTTGCAGTAAGAGACTATACCCATTCCACAGCCCCTAATCGCAGGTATACTGATCTTATAACACAACGCTTATTGAAAGCCGCATTAATAAAAAGTTCCTTACCATATAGCAACGATGATATTGTAGCTTTGGCAAAACATTGCACGGAAGAAGAAGATGCCGCTAATAAAGTGGAACGACAGGTCAGCAAATCCGCCGCTGCTCTTCTCCTTGAATCAAGAATCGGTGAACAGTTCGACGCCATAGTCACCGGCGCTTCAGACAAAGGAACGTGGGTCCGGCTGTTGACTATACCCGTAGAAGGCCGCCTGGTCCAAGGTTTTGAGGGCATAGACGTAGGCAACAGGATTCGCGTACAGCTAACATTAGCAGACGTAGAACGTGGATACATAGATTTTAAAAAAGTCTGA